In Triticum aestivum cultivar Chinese Spring chromosome 5B, IWGSC CS RefSeq v2.1, whole genome shotgun sequence, the following proteins share a genomic window:
- the LOC123114473 gene encoding ruBisCO large subunit-binding protein subunit alpha: MATIPTTGSASLLRGSAALQRDGRSTRPSAAARPLPGRRARSVSVVRASAKDIAFDQASRSALQAGVEKLAAAVGVTLGPRGRNVVLDEFGSPKVVNDGVTIARAIELADPMENAGAALIREVASKTNDSAGDGTTTASVLAREIIKLGLLSVTSGANPVSIKKGIDKTVQSLVEELEKKSRPVKGSGDIKAIAAISAGNDDFIGTMIVEAINKVGPDGVLSIESSSSFETTVEVEEGMEIDRGYISPQFVTNSEKSVVEFENARVLVTDQKISSIKEILPLLEQTTQLRAPLLIIAEDVSGEALATLVVNKLRGILNVAAIKAPGFGERRKALLQDIAIVTGAEFQAKDLGQLIEQTTVEQLGIARKVTISGSSTTIIADVATKDEIQARIAQLKRELSQTDSTYDSEKLAERIAKLSGGVAVIKVGAATETELEDRKLRIEDAKNATFAAIEEGIVPGGGAAYVHLSTFVPAIKEKLDDPEERLGADIIQKALVAPASLIAHNAGVEGEVIVEKIKDSEWEFGYNAMTDKHENLVEAGVIDPAKVTRCALQNAASVAGMVLTTQAIVVEKPSKKAPAPAGMPQGMM; encoded by the exons ATGGCGACCATCCCCACAACCGGCTCCGCCTCCCTCCTCAGGGGCTCCGCCGCCCTCCAG AGGGACGGGAGGTCAACCAGGCCGTCGGCGGCGGCCAGGCCGCTCCCCGGGCGCCGCGCGCGCTCGGTGTCGGTGGTGCGCGCCTCCGCCAAGGACATCGCCTTCGACCAGGCCTCGCGCTCCGCCCTCCAGGCCGGCGTcgagaagctcgccgccgccgtcggcgtcACCCTCGGCCCCAGAG GAAGGAATGTCGTTTTGGATGAGTTTGGCAGCCCCAAAGTGGTTAACGACGGTGTTACGATTGCTCGGGCTATTGAGCTTGCTGATCCCATGGAGAATGCTGGTGCTGCTTTGATTCGTGAA GTTGCTAGCAAGACAAATGACTCAGCGGGTGATGGGACCACGACCGCATCTGTTCTGGCTCGCGAGATCATAAAATTGGGGCTGTTGAGTGTTACCTCAGGGGCAAATCCAGTATCAATTAAGAAGGGCATAGATAAGACTGTGCAGAGTTTAGTTGAGGAACTCGAGAAGAAGTCAAGGCCTGTGAAGGGCAGTGGGGACATTAAAG CTATTGCTGCCATATCTGCTGGAAACGATGACTTTATTGGGACCATGATTGTGGAGGCCATTAACAAGGTTGGCCCTGACGGTGTCCTCTCCATTGAATCATCATCGTCGTTTGAGACTACTGTTGAAGTTGAAGAAGGAATGGAG ATTGACAGAGGATACATCTCTCCTCAGTTTGTCACAAACTCTGAGAAGTCGGTTGTTGAGTTTGAAAACGCTCGAGTTCTTGTCACTGATCAGAAGATTTCCTCGATTAAAGAAATCCTTCCTTTGTTGGAGCAAACTACGCAGTTGAGAGCACCACTTCTCATAATTGCAGAGGATGTATCTGGTGAGGCTTTGGCAACTCTAGTTGTCAACAAGCTTAGAGGAATTCTGAATGTAGCTGCGATTAAAGCTCCCGGTTTTGGTGAAAGGCGCAAGGCTCTCCTTCAGGACATTGCCATTGTTACAG GTGCTGAATTTCAAGCCAAAGATCTTGGGCAACTGATCGAGCAGACAACAGTGGAGCAGCTCGGCATAGCCAGGAAGGTGACAATCTCCGGGTCATCCACAACCATAATAGCAGATGTTGCCACCAAGGATGAGATCCAGGCTAGAATTGCACAGCTGAAGAGAGAGCTTTCTCAGACAGACTCGACATATGATTCTGAGAAGCTGGCGGAGAGAATAGCAAAGCTCTCTGGTGGAGTTGCTGTGATCAAGGTTGGAGCTGCAACCGAGACGGAGCTCGAGGACCGCAAGCTCCGCATAGAGGATGCCAAGAATGCAACTTTTGCGGCCATTGAGGAAGGTATAGTACCTGGAGGTGGTGCGGCCTATGTTCACCTGTCGACATTCGTACCAGCCATCAAGGAGAAGCTGGATGACCCTGAGGAGCGCCTCGGTGCTGATATCATTCAGAAG GCTCTGGTGGCACCGGCATCATTGATAGCGCACAATGCCGGAGTCGAAGGGGAGGTGATCGTGGAAAAAATCAAGGACAGCGAGTGGGAGTTTGGGTACAACGCGATGACCGACAAGCACGAGAACCTGGTTGAGGCTGGAGTCATCGACCCCGCGAAGGTGACGAGGTGCGCCCTGCAGAACGCGGCGTCGGTGGCCGGAATGGTCCTGACCACCCAGGCGATCGTCGTGGAGAAGCCTAGCAAGAAGGCCCCCGCGCCTGCCGGGATGCCCCAGGGTATGATGTAG